The genomic DNA GAGACCGGGCGAAAGATATTCTGGCTTTGCTTTGATGTTTTTTAATTCAGGTAGAAAATCCTGAGAGCGCATAATAGGACCAGCAATCAGTTGGGGGAAAAACAAAATAAAAATGGTAAAATCAAGTAGACTGATTTCCTTTTCTACTTTCTTTCTATAAACATCAATTATATAAGCAAGCATTTGAAATGTGTAAAAGCTGATTGCTAAAGGAAGAATAATTTTAAAGGTGGTGCTAGTGCGGAGATTGGTTAACGCTGATATTCCGCTTAAACTTGCAAAAATATCTGTGAAGAAGTAAAAATACTTAAAGAGTCCTAGGTTTACTAAATTGATTATAACGGCTGTGTTGATTAGCCGCTTCGATTGATTTTTATGAAGTAGGTGGATGAAATAATAATTGATTCCCACGACTGCCAGGAAATGAACCAGAAAACCAAGACTCCATGAACCATAAAAGACGATAGACGCAATTAATAGCCAGAATTCTTTTCCCTTCTGATTTGGAATTGACCAGAATACAATGTAGACAACAAGGAAGAAGGCTGCAAATAGCAAAGATGTGAATAACATAGATTTAACGCTTCTCCAATTTATTTCTTGTCATTTTTTATTAACTCATTCATATTATTTTTAAGATAATCACCGAGGGCTTCGGAAAATAAAACGGCGCCATTGTGATTTAGATGAATTACATCGTAGCAATACTCATCTCCATTCTTTCCGTAAAATACATTTCGAAAGTCAACGAGAATTGGATTCGGTGGATTTATTTTCTCCAATTCTTCTTTCCAAACCTGGACTCGTCCAGCACCGCCTAGTTGAGATTCAATGGCGTTGCTATAGGGCGCGAAAATATTTATTATTTTAATATTCTTTTTCTGAATATGGGAGTAAATGCTAGCTAGCCGCTTGAAATATAATTCGGTTTCGGGCGTGCGGGTTTGCACGTTGGTTGAATACTTTGCCACCCAGCAAGTATCCCAAATAGCTTTCCTGTGATCCGGATTCGATGTTACAGGAATTGGATGGTTGTTGTCGAAAGGATGTGTCTTGTTGAAGCAATCTTCTAAATTTAAAATTTGATAGTCACTCATTTTTTCTGTTCGATCGTTATCGTATTCATAGAAATTTAGATTTGGATTTGCATTCTTGCGGGAAATGTATTTTAGCCGCTTACCTGGATCGACTAGAAAATCATTTAAGTCTCTTCTATAAGCAATGCTTTTAAAAAATAGATATGCCCAATCGTCATAATGCAAAAAATAACCCCAACCTTTCCCCGAATCATAATCAAACTCTACAACTTTTTTGAGCGCTGAAATCTTATCGAATTCATTTACCATTGCGAGAGTGGGGAGGGTAAGATCGGTTTTACTCACCCAGGGCATTGTAATTTCTCCTACATAGATAACTAGTTTTACATTTTTAAATTCTTTTAAAACTTCTTCTACTGCGAGGCTTTGCACGATTAGCTCCGAGCCCGGAATTGCTACGGATTGAATTTTGTATCCAGTGTCCTTGATCTTCTCTTGCAAAATAGGAAGAGATAATCCCTGATAAGCGACAGAGGTTCCAACAATTAGAATATCTGGTTCATGATTTTGTTTTTTCTCTGTGATATGACCTATGATTTGATTGATATTTGCGGCATAAGATTTCTTTTTCAAGAATGGTCTATAAAAACCTGCGCAAAGTTGAAAGAGCAATTCGAATCCGATTAGGACTAGGATTGGAATGTAAAAGCGTTTGTCTTTGTAAAATTTATTAAACTCTGTCATGTTGTAGCCTAGAATTGAAAATACATAAAGGTTTGCGTTTCTGCGCCAAAGATGAGAATTAAAAAGATAGCTGCAATATTTGCGAATAATAGTTTGTTTCCGCTTGTTGCCATGAACTCGATATTCTTTTTAGAGAAGTAAGAGCTTGCCGCAAAGCAGATAACAAGAAGTATCCCGTAGTCATAATTAGAGTAACTGTCAAGTGCTCTTGAATTTTCTGTTAATAGGAGCATTGATTTAAACATTTCCTTTACATGAAACATTGCTGTTCCTGCCGGATTTGTCTGGGCTCTAAACATTACAAATCCGAAAGCAAGGCAGAACATAGTAAAGACTGCCGAACTGGTCTTGTATAAAAATCCACCTTTTTCATTTAGGAAATTTCTAAGACTCGTTTGTGCATACATTCGATGCGCAGAAAGCATTACCGCTTGCCAGATTCCCCACGCTATATAGTGATAATCCGCTCCATGCCATACTCCACCAAATAGCCATGTGATAAAAATATTTCGATAGGTAATAAAATTTCGACCCCTTGAACCACCGAGCGGTATATAGATGTAATCCCGAATCCATGTAGAAAAGGAAATATGCCATTTCGACCAATGGTCTGTTATGTTTGTAATTGTCATAGGAAAATTGAAGTTAGGGTCGAACTTAAAACCAAACAGTCTTGCAATTCCTATCGCAATATCAGTGTAACCCGCAAAGTCAAAATAAATCTGCCAACCAAAAGCAATCGCCCCTGTCCAGACTTCAATTGCATTCATGCTCTGATAGTTTGCAAAAGTATGATTTACTACTTTGCCTAAATTGTCAGCGAAAACTAACTTACGCATAAAGCCAATTAGAATACGAGTGATCGCAATCTGAATGTCTTCATTCAATACTGATAAACGATGATCTAAGTCGCGGAAAAATGTCGTTGCCCGCACAATCGGACCTGCGACTAATTGAGGAAAGAATGCAACGTAAAGAGAAAAATCAATGAAAGAGCGACGCGCTTCAATTTGCTTACGATAAACATCAATCGTATAACTCATAGATTGGAATGTATAAAAAGAAATTCCAACCGGTAAAACAATTTTTTCCAAAAACACATCTAGAGGTGCTGGATTTAAGTGTAGCAGGTTAATATAATAAGCCACTACGTTAAATGTTCTAAG from Leptospiraceae bacterium includes the following:
- a CDS encoding SGNH/GDSL hydrolase family protein translates to MTEFNKFYKDKRFYIPILVLIGFELLFQLCAGFYRPFLKKKSYAANINQIIGHITEKKQNHEPDILIVGTSVAYQGLSLPILQEKIKDTGYKIQSVAIPGSELIVQSLAVEEVLKEFKNVKLVIYVGEITMPWVSKTDLTLPTLAMVNEFDKISALKKVVEFDYDSGKGWGYFLHYDDWAYLFFKSIAYRRDLNDFLVDPGKRLKYISRKNANPNLNFYEYDNDRTEKMSDYQILNLEDCFNKTHPFDNNHPIPVTSNPDHRKAIWDTCWVAKYSTNVQTRTPETELYFKRLASIYSHIQKKNIKIINIFAPYSNAIESQLGGAGRVQVWKEELEKINPPNPILVDFRNVFYGKNGDEYCYDVIHLNHNGAVLFSEALGDYLKNNMNELIKNDKK
- a CDS encoding MBOAT family protein encodes the protein MQFNSLHFLIFFFISIIIGNILKKTWQKVFLLIGSIYFYTYTNTYFIALLVLSTVIDYFAALAIDNENRTEKQRKIFLSISVFFNLLILGYFKYAYLTTDIINQIFGSQLRTFNVVAYYINLLHLNPAPLDVFLEKIVLPVGISFYTFQSMSYTIDVYRKQIEARRSFIDFSLYVAFFPQLVAGPIVRATTFFRDLDHRLSVLNEDIQIAITRILIGFMRKLVFADNLGKVVNHTFANYQSMNAIEVWTGAIAFGWQIYFDFAGYTDIAIGIARLFGFKFDPNFNFPMTITNITDHWSKWHISFSTWIRDYIYIPLGGSRGRNFITYRNIFITWLFGGVWHGADYHYIAWGIWQAVMLSAHRMYAQTSLRNFLNEKGGFLYKTSSAVFTMFCLAFGFVMFRAQTNPAGTAMFHVKEMFKSMLLLTENSRALDSYSNYDYGILLVICFAASSYFSKKNIEFMATSGNKLLFANIAAIFLILIFGAETQTFMYFQF